The DNA region CAAGAGGGTTGTTATCATCCGAGATGTCGTTTTTGACGAACTAAAGCAATTGCAACAGCCTATAGCCGGTTACGTAAAATCTATAATCGGTTacaactttgaaaattcatattCTGCAGATACAGGAAGTGCATAAACGCCATTGTCGAAGCCCAAATTGAAGATAATGTGAAAAGATCAACAAGGCAAAGAGATTTTCCTCAAAGATTCTGAGATGTTCCGAGACAACTAAGTCAATGATGATGGTGCTTTCATCCATTTTGCACTTATGGACGAATCCGAACCCGTTAAAATGGAATATGCTTTAAGTGGTCCAAAATGGATTTGTTCTATGAAGTAGGAGTTGGAATCTATTGAGAAGAACAATACATGGGAGTTGGTTGATGTACCTGACAGAAAGAATCTAATTGGTGTGAGATGGGTGTTCAAAGTGAAGGCAAATTCCATGGGTAAAATAATCAAGCCTAAGACTCTATTAATTGCAAAAGGAACTTTGCAAAGAGAAGTCATAGACTTTGAAGAGGTATTCACACTGGTTGCTAGGATTGAAACCATAAGACTAGTTGTTAGTATTGTGAATAACAACAATTGGTCCATCTGCCAAATGGATGTCAAATCTGTGTTTTTGAACGGACCGCTTGAAGAAAGAGGTGTATTTAGAACAGCCCCCTAGTTTTGTTGTGAGAAACCAAGAGCTAAAGTTCTCCAAGTTGAAGGAAGCATTTTATAGTTTGAAGCAAGCTacaagagcttggaacaagatAATATTTGGGTTGCTGAAGGAGGTTGGTTTCAAGAAGTGTGTATCCAAACATGACGTGTATGTGAAGACGAATACAAGTGAATGAGTGATTATTCTTTGTCTATATATAGACGAATTATTGATAACAGGCAACAACAAAAAGTTCATTTCTAAGTTCAAGAGTGAACTTATGAAAGAATTTGAGACGACTGACCTTAACCTCATGACATACTTCCTTGGAATTGAGTTCCACAAGTCCAAAAGGGGATTActcatgcaccaaagaaggtatgcgCTTGAGATATTGAATAAGTTTGAAATGAAGCATTGTAATGTTACAATTACTCCATGCGAACCAATGTTAAATTTGTCGAAGAGTGAGGATGAGCAAGATGTTGATCCAACTCAGTATATGAGGTTGATTGGATCCTTGCGTTATTTGTGCAATACGCGACCAAACTTGGTGTTTAGTGTCGGTATtgtgagtagattcatggagagaCCGAATGTGTCTCACTTGGAAGCAGTCAAGAGAATCCTAAGATATGGGGGCTTGTTGGTTGCAGAATTCTCTTTCCCAGCAGCAGATACGGGAAGAAAATGAAATTTGCTCGATTTTCCCGATTCTAATTGGTGTGGAGATAAAGATGATCGAAAGTCTACAACATAATACATCTTTATGCTCGAAGGAACACCAATCTCATGGTGTTCGAAGAAGGAACCGGTAGGTGCACTTTACTCTTGTGAGGCTGAGTACATTGTGCATTCGTTATGTGTGTGCCAAGTCGTGTGGCTAATGAATCTATTGTAAGAGCTGGGCAACAATGAGGGTGAATTTGCTACACTTCTGGTTGACAATGTTTCCATGATAAATCTTGTTAAGAACCTAATTGCACATGGGAGGAGCAAACACATTAAGATGAGGGTTCACTACTTGAGGGAACTTGTTAGTAAAGGAATGTTTAGATTGAGATATTATAGAATTAAAGATCAAGTGGTTGATTTTTTGACTAAGGGAGTCACAAATGATGTGTtcaagaggttgaagatgaacatggacATGGAAGACTTTGAGCACTTGAATTAAGGTGGTGTGTTAAGAATATTTTGGTAATTTAAGTGCTCTAACCTATTAACACGAGGGTGTAATTGGTTACAGCAAGGGAAAAACACTTTTGCAGTTGAGAAACAGAACATGCATCGTAGGTGTAACTGGCTAACATAATCACCTAACCAGTTAccactaaaatagaattaatTTTGTATCAATTGTAACAACGGTTCCAGGTTTAGTGTAATCGGTTACACGTCcgaatttttttatttttttagttaTGTAATTGTATGACTTGTGTCCCGATCATTTTGTATTGTTTGTATATATGCCTTGGAGGCATCTTCATCAATGTTAAGTGAATATTCTCACTCTCAATCAGTTATCTCTCTATTAATTCCTCTCTTTTTTTCCACACTCTAATTTCTCCATTGTTTTACCAATTTTATGATTTTTAAGTTCCAACAAAGGTATTATTATGAATGAGAATAAATAATATCTATTAATAAAATGTGTTAGTGTGAATAGGTACAAATAATATCTATAAACAGTGATGACTTGATAAGATTCAAATACGATAACTGAGTAAAGAGTTGTATTCCTTCTATAATAATTTCTCTATCAAATATCCATCAAAAAAGGATTTTAAAAAGCACGAATATAAAAAAGATATATAGTGAATTATGATAGTCTTTAATCATCATTATAATATACATAATTTAATATCTTTATTTTTTCTTTGTGAGATTTTTATTTAGTAAAGACATAGAGAATCTACTATGTCATGAGTGAGTTAATCAATGGTCAAAAAGATTAAAGATGTTAACCATGAATAGAACAATATCAAATATGTTAAAATTAAGCACCTATCACCATAACAATATTAACCATCTTGTTTTGCCATCAGGCTCTGTTTGCAAATTAGGTGAGGAAAGTTCATAAAAATGAAAGTtgaaaaatatataaaaataaatctttaatatttttgaaaatataattttgtataaaataataaataaatatttatcattaatatattttaaatttttagAATATTATAATAATTTGAGTTAAATATATTTTACTCATGATGCGAGTCAAGTCATGAGATCAtccaaattttttaaaatttcttAAAAGCTTATGTTTATTTGAATTGAATGATAGAATGTATGATTCAAATCACACATCTAAAATCTTAATTTTTTGTAATTTTAAAGATGTTTGAGATTCTACTAATGTCATGACTTGAACTTATCTCAAATATGATTATTGATTCAAAAATTTGACAAAATGACTTAAAGTATATTGCTCATACTCAAAAACAAACCTTTTAATTTATGCATGCAAACATGATTTAATATAAAACACTTATTTAACAGGAATTGTCCTCAATTTTAAGATATTTGCAAAGATCTAACTTATAGAATCATCAATTACAAAAATGATAAATGATattaaacaaaacaaacaacaaaacCAAAGTCATAGGAAGAAGAGCAACTTCAATTATCACATAAATATTAAGTCAAAATTCACTTGTTAGATAatattcattatttataatatttaatAAACTATTTAATATTAGAGATTAATTGATAATGTGTAAATATTTTTTACACAGTCAATTAATCATAACTATTAATTTATTTGAaatgtttgacttttatttgaAATGTTTTACAATTAATCTCTTAATATTATTACTATAAGAATCACATGTGTATCAATTTAATTAgttaaataaaatttaatttaattagataataattatatttaatattatttaataCATTAGTATATGtaacttatttaattaaatattattttcttaaataaatgagaattaaaagttaattataccttaatttaattaatattttgtattcaacaaaaaatttaaatgaataaaatattATTGAACTAGTTTTTAAAAGTCTATAATAAAGGTATTATAGTTTTAATAGTTCAGTCTCTATGAATAGAAGAAAAAATCACTCTCTTTACGTGATAATTTAAATTTTCATATTTTATCATAAAATTACTGGTATTAcgttttgttttgttttgttttcatagTTTATAAGTAGACACTGATATTTTCTCTTTTATGATCAAAATTAAAACACACTTTAAGGGCCACTCTCATAATTATTTAGTTCATGTTTGATTTGTGATTAAAAATTTaatcaaaatttatttatttGAATAATTTTGCCAAGAGGCTTacaattaaaaaaaaagaaactCACTTAAATCACCAAATGTATAAAGCCATCACATTAAGTAGTAGTGACCACAAATTCTATTGCATAGCATTTATCACATTTAAGTAGTGACCCGCAAAAATTGAATGTTGGAAACATAGCCTTTATCACACCACCTGtctcaaaaatgattttcaaaacATGTTTTTTAAATGTTACTTACAAAAAATTTTTAATTTActttttataaattaaaaaattaattatttaaaattaaaatagagtctaaatcatattttttttaaatgtatttcaaaaattatttttataaaaaactattttaaatatcttcaatttgaagtgaatttttgaaattttagTATTTACAAAAATTTATAATGAAATAACAGTTTAAAAAcaattatttaaatttatttttatttaatatttttaaaagtatttttttgTAAGTAAAAATATGTAAGCTTAAATGTATTTTTTTATCCTCTAATTTAAGCGTTTTAAATAATGATCTCCCTATAAAATTTCAGCAGCATATCTGGATCCTTACCACCTGAACCATTGCATCAAATTTCAGCATCATATAGAATGCGCTAGGAAGATCTGGATCCTCACCATCTCCAACCAACCTACCGTGAATAACCCCTATCCATGTTGCAGTAGGTATAAATGTTTGGGTTGTACCAAAAGAAAAAACATAAAAGTTGAGCATGAAAATGTACACTATTCATATTCACATTCTTAAACGGCCAAAAAAACGAGTGCACAGAAATTTTATTGTCTTAGATAAAGTTGACTTCCAGAAACATAACTGCATCTAGTCTAACTAAATCCCTCCCAACAAAGCATCActacacacacaaaaaagaaaaagattcaaAAAGAAAAACTAGCGTTCTATCTGGATAGTTACATGACTAATGTTATGCACCCTCTTTATGTAGTCTATAACTTTGTCCAACATTGCGTCCGCATCTGCTTCTGGATTGATTTTAACATGACAAGCTAGCAATACCTTCCCAACTGTAATGGCCCATATGTGCAACTCATGAATAGCCACTACTTCTTCCATCTCCAATAGCCCCTTTTGAAGTTGAGTAGCATCTATCTCACGCGGCGTACTCTCCATCAGGACTTCCAAAATGTTTCGCAGCATGTTGATAGTTGTGGCCAAAACAATAACAGAAAAGATTAGAGTGCAAATTAAATCAACTATTTTCCATTCAGGTTTATACCATATGATTGCTCCGCCAATCATTACTCCAACACTCTGGATAGAATCCCCAAGTACATGGAGATATGCCCCGTGTACGTTTATGTTGCGTTTCTTCTTCTCAGGTCTGCCTTTTGATTCACCAAGAAGTGGTGCAGCACCCTCTTTGTGATCATGCTCATGAGGATGCATGTGATCATCATGAGTATGGTGATGGGCATCTTTTGAATGCTTTTCATCATCATGATGGTGAGTGTGATGATGCTCATCTTGTGTTTGCTTTATATCATGATTGGTAGAAACTGAAATACCATGGATGTGGCCATGATGATCATGCCCGTGTCCATGATCATGTCCATGTCCGTGGCCGTGTCCGTGATCATGACCCAATACCAAAGCCATAATGATATTAACCACAAGACCAAATGCAGCAACAACAAACATTAAAAACCCATCCACATCTTGAGGACCTGCAATGAGTCTAGCAATGGCTTCATATACAAGAATCCCAGCAAGCAGCCATATTAATTGCATAGAAACCAAAGCGCCGAGAATCTCTATTCTAAAAAATCCAAACGACTGACGAGGATTCGGTTCCCATCCCCCAGCCCATATAGAAAATAAGGAGATGGCAAATGCTGCAACATCGGAAAGCAAATGTGCTGCATCAGTCAATATTGCAAGACTGTTAGCCTTAATACCACCAACGACCTCAACAGCCATGAAAATAATGCAGAGGATCACTGCTATCAAAAGCTTCCGCATCGAAGTTGATCGTTCTTCAGCATCCTTTGAGATGGATCCAGCATCTGAGAACTCACATGTTGCTTCCCCACAAATTTTCCTTGCTACATCAGGAAGATCTCTGCTGACTTCAATAATTTGTGTATGCTGAGTGCTCGGTGATTCCATCTGCaatatattaataaaataatttgaGAAATCTTGCAACAAAATCAGAGTCAAATAAAACAATTTCATATGAATGAATAAAATGATCTTTTTTTCTGATTAAAAGTTTCAGACATACACCGTGTGAAGAGCCAAGTAAAACTTTTAACACAGCTATATAAAATTGACGAATAACTGAAAGCAATAGAAAAATAAGTAGACCTGAAGGACTGGCATTTAAACAATATGTTTCCAACAACTACCTACAAGGAGGAAAAATATTGACAAGACACTGAAAAGAAACATTAGAAAAAAACACAGAATGAATCCATCACACTACATATATGAAGATTTCTTTGGATTTTGGAAAGGAAAACCAATGATGAAATCTGTTGCATTAATTAGATACAGGGGTCTCTATGCTCAACTATAAGAAATAAAAATCAAAAGTGCAATTGAAGTACTTAGCAATTGATTATGACTTTGGAACCCTAAGCCATTCATTAAATTCCTACTTGAAATATAGACGCTAAGAATTGCTCAGAGTAAATTCTAACTAATAACCGATCAAACCAGAGAGCATCCGAAAGTATCTAGTTGCAATTTCAGTCCCAGTTCAACTACTTAAAAAAGTAATAGCTTTATAAGAAAGAAGATATAATATAAGCAAATGAAGTTGTTAACTCAATATCTAATCAATCTAATACAAACTGTAATTTTATTTCAAATGATTAGAAATAATCATCTTGATTATAGAACAACAATACAGAACTTTGATGGTCATAGGTATATTCTGTTACAGTTAAGAGATTTAGTTAGATAACGGATTTGTTAGTTTGTGTGTTAGGGGGACAGTTGGGCATACCCTCAAAGCTATGCCATTTTCTGTAATCAAAACAGACAGTTAGCCAAACCCTAGAAGCTATGCCATTTTCTGTAATCAAAACAGACAGTTAGCCAAACCCTAGAAGCTATGCCATTTTCTGTAATCAAAACAGACTCTTTGCTTATCAGAACCTCAGCGACCTCCAAATGCCAAAAGGCCTAAAACTCTCTTAAATTCCCAAAAGAACCCCTTCCTCTCCATTCTCAATTATTTATATACAGTGTGATACCCTATCCTCTCTAACAAGTTTCCAACTAACTAACAAATTGGATAACGAACTACGTTAATTTTCCCCAGCTGACATACATGTATCACCATCATAAATTATTTAAACTTGTCATTTGGTTGCTGTAATATAATGATTGCTTTGATGGTTAACTAGTTTATACAAGGTAATGCATAGATTTAGTTAAGAGTACCTACAATTTTCATTATTGAAGCATGATACTCTCACTATGAATGACAAATTTACAAGAACTAACATGACAAAAGAGATTTAAAACCCAACTATAACTAACAACTAAAGTGCAAATTTACATTATTGCTTTCCAAAATCAAAGGAGAAAAACATTAACCAAGATGATATGTGATTCAGACAAACATTTAGTGATATTTTAATAGTTAACAAGTTCCAACAAGCATATGAACAAATGGTTTTATTCCAACAAATACTCATATCTGTGCTACAAATAAGGACTAAAATGAATTCCCACAAGTGCAAGAAAGAGCATATGAGAAAATTATAAAAGCATTCCCAAAGCGTGAAACAAAAAACAATAACAACAAGGTCACTCCATCATGAATACACTTCAAAGCTCAAATTAACACACAAACTCAAACTAAACCAAACACAACAGAACAAATAGAGAATCAAAACTCAATAACGTA from Lathyrus oleraceus cultivar Zhongwan6 chromosome 1, CAAS_Psat_ZW6_1.0, whole genome shotgun sequence includes:
- the LOC127137463 gene encoding metal tolerance protein 1 isoform X1, giving the protein MPVLQMESPSTQHTQIIEVSRDLPDVARKICGEATCEFSDAGSISKDAEERSTSMRKLLIAVILCIIFMAVEVVGGIKANSLAILTDAAHLLSDVAAFAISLFSIWAGGWEPNPRQSFGFFRIEILGALVSMQLIWLLAGILVYEAIARLIAGPQDVDGFLMFVVAAFGLVVNIIMALVLGHDHGHGHGHGHDHGHGHDHHGHIHGISVSTNHDIKQTQDEHHHTHHHDDEKHSKDAHHHTHDDHMHPHEHDHKEGAAPLLGESKGRPEKKKRNINVHGAYLHVLGDSIQSVGVMIGGAIIWYKPEWKIVDLICTLIFSVIVLATTINMLRNILEVLMESTPREIDATQLQKGLLEMEEVVAIHELHIWAITVGKVLLACHVKINPEADADAMLDKVIDYIKRVHNISHVTIQIER
- the LOC127137463 gene encoding metal tolerance protein 1 isoform X2, with the translated sequence MESPSTQHTQIIEVSRDLPDVARKICGEATCEFSDAGSISKDAEERSTSMRKLLIAVILCIIFMAVEVVGGIKANSLAILTDAAHLLSDVAAFAISLFSIWAGGWEPNPRQSFGFFRIEILGALVSMQLIWLLAGILVYEAIARLIAGPQDVDGFLMFVVAAFGLVVNIIMALVLGHDHGHGHGHGHDHGHGHDHHGHIHGISVSTNHDIKQTQDEHHHTHHHDDEKHSKDAHHHTHDDHMHPHEHDHKEGAAPLLGESKGRPEKKKRNINVHGAYLHVLGDSIQSVGVMIGGAIIWYKPEWKIVDLICTLIFSVIVLATTINMLRNILEVLMESTPREIDATQLQKGLLEMEEVVAIHELHIWAITVGKVLLACHVKINPEADADAMLDKVIDYIKRVHNISHVTIQIER